From the genome of Pukyongia salina, one region includes:
- a CDS encoding GYDIA family GHMP kinase yields MQRFHSNGKLLLTGEYTVLDGGFGLAIPTSYGQALYVHRTEEKGLQWKSFNADSSLWFEGSFKINEAGITSEKKDDTSVTLCEILHQAMKLNPEFLDEESGFLVETSLSFPRDWGLGTSSTLINNIAQWAKVDAFTLLERSFGGSGYDIAAAQNDGPILFSNKGKKPQIRPIILPWEFTDRLFFIFLNKKQDSKEGISRYKDVARHKETALAKIDLITEQITAIHDLEVFRNLMEQHETIISSLLQLPKIKDELFPDYHGLVKSLGAWGGDFILVSGRKDDMEYFKNKGYTTIIPFAEMLK; encoded by the coding sequence ATGCAACGCTTTCACAGCAACGGAAAATTACTACTCACAGGCGAATATACAGTGCTGGATGGAGGTTTTGGGCTCGCAATCCCCACTTCTTACGGCCAGGCACTTTACGTACATCGTACCGAAGAAAAAGGATTACAGTGGAAAAGCTTTAATGCAGATTCCTCTTTATGGTTTGAAGGTAGTTTTAAAATAAACGAGGCTGGTATCACTTCGGAAAAAAAAGATGATACCTCCGTTACCCTGTGTGAGATATTGCATCAGGCTATGAAATTAAATCCCGAATTTCTGGATGAGGAGTCCGGATTTCTGGTAGAAACTTCCCTTAGTTTTCCCAGGGATTGGGGATTGGGGACTTCCTCCACGCTCATCAACAACATTGCACAATGGGCAAAAGTAGATGCGTTTACACTCCTAGAGAGAAGCTTTGGAGGTAGCGGATATGATATAGCAGCTGCCCAAAACGATGGCCCTATTCTGTTTTCGAATAAAGGTAAGAAACCTCAAATCCGACCTATAATTTTACCTTGGGAATTTACAGACAGGCTTTTTTTTATTTTTCTGAATAAGAAACAGGATAGCAAGGAAGGCATTTCCAGATACAAGGACGTTGCAAGACACAAAGAGACAGCCTTGGCCAAGATAGACCTGATAACCGAACAAATTACTGCCATACACGACCTGGAGGTGTTTCGTAACCTTATGGAGCAGCACGAAACCATTATTTCCAGTTTACTGCAACTTCCGAAGATAAAAGACGAATTGTTTCCCGATTATCACGGACTTGTAAAGAGTCTCGGTGCCTGGGGTGGTGATTTTATACTGGTGAGTGGAAGAAAAGATGACATGGAATATTTCAAGAATAAAGGTTATACTACTATTATTCCTTTTGCAGAGATGTTAAAATAA
- a CDS encoding hydroxymethylglutaryl-CoA reductase, degradative, which translates to MHKPVSGFSKMSKQEKIDWLARNYFSNNSEAMNILMQYWNSDAKLQRLHDDFTENAVSNYYLPFGIAPNFLINDKLYTLPMVIEESSVVAAASNAAKFWLNRGGFHAEVLSTEKNGQVHLDYFGDKQLLIDFFEAIKPRLFEAVSEIEKNMKKRGGGLKDIELIDSSGSLKGYYQLHCSFNTKDAMGANFINSCLEAIATTFEEESLGFEPFLKNTESPKVVLSILSNYVPECLVKAWVSCPVSALLKNATNAEVFAQDFVRAVDIANAEVRRAVTHNKGIMNGVDAVVVATGNDFRAVEAGVHAYAAKNGAYRSLTHATIENDEFTFSIEIPLALGTVGGLTSLHPMVKFALQLLHKPSAEELMKIVAVAGLAQNFAAIRSLVTTGIQKGHMKMHLMNILNQLEATSEEKEKAVRHFVKNTVSHSAAVEFIEKLRA; encoded by the coding sequence GCTATGAACATCCTAATGCAGTACTGGAATAGCGACGCCAAATTACAGCGATTACACGACGATTTTACCGAAAACGCGGTCTCCAATTACTATTTACCCTTCGGAATTGCGCCCAATTTCCTTATCAACGATAAGCTTTATACCCTTCCAATGGTGATCGAAGAAAGTTCGGTGGTGGCTGCAGCCAGTAATGCTGCAAAATTCTGGCTGAACAGAGGGGGATTTCACGCGGAAGTACTATCTACCGAAAAAAACGGCCAGGTACACCTGGATTACTTCGGAGACAAACAATTACTGATAGATTTCTTTGAAGCGATTAAACCGCGTCTTTTTGAAGCTGTTTCAGAAATTGAAAAGAACATGAAGAAACGAGGTGGCGGACTCAAAGACATTGAATTAATAGACTCCTCCGGCTCCCTCAAAGGATATTATCAGCTTCATTGCAGCTTTAATACCAAGGATGCTATGGGAGCTAATTTTATTAATAGCTGCCTTGAAGCCATCGCTACTACTTTCGAGGAAGAAAGCCTGGGTTTTGAGCCATTTTTAAAGAATACGGAGTCTCCGAAGGTTGTTTTAAGCATCCTTTCAAATTATGTCCCAGAATGCCTTGTAAAGGCATGGGTAAGCTGTCCCGTTAGCGCCTTATTGAAAAATGCCACCAATGCCGAAGTTTTTGCACAGGATTTTGTGAGGGCGGTGGATATAGCCAACGCTGAAGTAAGAAGAGCGGTAACGCACAACAAGGGCATCATGAACGGTGTAGACGCAGTTGTGGTAGCAACCGGTAACGATTTTAGGGCAGTAGAGGCCGGAGTACATGCCTATGCTGCCAAAAACGGTGCATACCGTAGTTTAACTCACGCCACTATCGAAAACGATGAGTTTACTTTTAGTATTGAGATCCCATTGGCTTTGGGCACAGTTGGCGGACTTACAAGCCTGCATCCCATGGTAAAATTCGCCTTACAACTATTGCACAAACCTTCAGCAGAGGAATTGATGAAAATTGTGGCCGTAGCCGGCCTGGCTCAGAATTTTGCAGCAATCAGATCCCTGGTGACTACTGGCATACAGAAGGGACACATGAAAATGCATTTGATGAACATCCTCAACCAGTTGGAGGCCACTTCAGAAGAAAAAGAAAAGGCGGTACGCCATTTTGTAAAAAACACGGTTTCACACAGTGCTGCTGTGGAATTCATCGAGAAATTAAGAGCTTAG